The Drosophila bipectinata strain 14024-0381.07 chromosome 2L, DbipHiC1v2, whole genome shotgun sequence genome has a segment encoding these proteins:
- the NimC3 gene encoding epidermal growth factor-like protein 8 produces MLLQVLCTVVGVMLIAGTQLPVQGLAITNGHCQKNISVKYQVPVTKNRVLGSENADNYVVFEERVRWDNIQVCCPGYRTILFGFCEPVCQEPCPMHSYCAEPDRCHCLRGYEPSHLHQQPVHRHHQLTCRPVCQGGCPEHSNCVAHNECQCRPGFRDASSWFSLSLRCERIQCGHEQRFDPVRRACVQIEMSMEELMQRVADRLAKGLETESTTEPEEP; encoded by the coding sequence ATGCTCCTCCAAGTTCTGTGCACGGTTGTGGGTGTCATGCTGATCGCAGGAACTCAGCTGCCTGTTCAGGGTCTGGCCATTACCAACGGACACTGCCAGAAGAACATCAGTGTCAAGTACCAGGTGCCAGTGACCAAGAACCGAGTCCTAGGCTCCGAAAATGCCGACAACTATGTAGTATTCGAGGAGCGGGTGCGTTGGGACAACATCCAGGTGTGCTGCCCAGGCTATCGCACCATCCTGTTCGGATTCTGTGAGCCCGTCTGTCAGGAGCCCTGCCCCATGCACAGCTACTGCGCCGAGCCGGACCGCTGCCACTGCCTGCGCGGCTATGAGCCCTCTCACCTCCACCAGCAGCCCGTGCATCGACACCACCAACTCACCTGCCGCCCGGTCTGCCAGGGCGGATGTCCGGAGCACAGCAACTGCGTGGCCCACAACGAGTGCCAGTGCCGTCCGGGCTTCAGGGACGCCAGCAGCTGGTTCAGCCTCAGTCTGCGCTGCGAAAGGATACAGTGCGGCCACGAACAGCGCTTCGATCCTGTCCGACGAGCCTGTGTCCAGATTGAAATGAGCATGGAAGAGCTGATGCAGCGTGTCGCCGACCGGTTGGCCAAGGGACTGGAGACGGAGTCCACCACCGAGCCGGAGGAGCCGTAG